From a region of the Monodelphis domestica isolate mMonDom1 chromosome 8, mMonDom1.pri, whole genome shotgun sequence genome:
- the LOC130455861 gene encoding small cysteine and glycine repeat-containing protein 6-like gives MGCCGCGGCGGCGGCGGCGGCGGCGGCGGCSGCGGCGGCGGCGGGCCTTCTCRRVGCCSACCPCCCGCCGGCCSPTVVCCRRTCCCGSCGCGSCGCGKGCCQQKCCCQQKCCCKKQCCC, from the coding sequence ATGGGTTGCTGTGGCTGTGGAGGCTGTGGTGGCTGCGGTGGCTGCGGTGGCTGTGGTGGCTGCGGTGGCTGTGGTGGCTGTGGTGGCTGCAGTGGCTGTGGAGGCTGTGGTGGCTGCGGTGGCTGCGGTGGTGGCTGTTGTACCACCTGTACCTGCCGCCGTGTGGGATGCTGCTCTGCCTGCTGCCCCTGCTGCTGTGGCTGCTGTGGAGGCTGCTGTAGCCCTACAGTTGTCTGCTGCCGCCGTACCTGTTGCTGTGGTTCCTGTGGCTGTGGCTCCTGTGGCTGTGGCAAGGGCTGTTGCCAACAAAAATGCTGCTGCCAACAGAAATGTTGCTGCAAGAAGCAATGCTGCTGCTAG